One stretch of Rhinatrema bivittatum chromosome 8, aRhiBiv1.1, whole genome shotgun sequence DNA includes these proteins:
- the MYO19 gene encoding unconventional myosin-XIX isoform X3: MARLVAVCRDGEEEFPFEKRQIPLFIDDTLTVNGLKREPFCLKEPYQEEVKDFLINEDELHLFDDLTKVNPVTTATVLKCLQARYAREVFYTNAGCTLVAINPFQFVFDLYSPELMREYHTAPRPWELKPHIFIEAEQAYRNVQCQIEPVNQSIIVSGESGAGKTWTSRCLMKFYATVAAASSSPVDNNTVGRIERRVLDSNPVMEAFGNACTLRNNNSSRFGKYIQLQLNGTQLLTGASVQTYLLEKTRVAHQAPRERNFHIFYQITKGASKNERQEWNLPAGANFSWLPNSEGHLEEDCFEITKDAMLHLGIDRSAQNNIFKILSGLLHLGNIQFSDSVDESQPCDPQENAKDFIMTTAALLRVSEEELLEKLRVRTITAGRQQQVFRKPCSRSECGMRRDCLAKVIYARLFDWLVTVINRSICADFSTWTNFIVLLEQFPCCLPSATLTLLDEVH, from the exons atGGCGCGGCTGGTGGCAGTTTGCAGGGACGGGGAGGAAGAATTCCCCTTCGAGAAGCGGCAGATCCCCCTCTTCATCGACGATACGCTGACG GTGAATGGCCTTAAGAGAGAGCCTTTCTGTCTGAAGGAGCCTTACCAAGAAGAGGTGAAGGACTTTCTGATTAATGAAGATGAGCTGCATCTGTTTGACGATCTCACAAAAGTGAACCCAGTGACCACTGCAACAG TCTTGAAATGTTTGCAGGCAAGATATGCAAGAGAGGTGTTTTACACAAATGCTGGTTGTACTCTGGTGGCTATCAATCCCTTCCAGTTCGTATTTGACCTTTACTCACCCGAGCTCATGAGGGAGTATCACACAGCACCTCGgccttgg gaaTTAAAACCACATATCTTTATTGAAGCAGAACAAGCTTACAGAAATGTGCAATGCCAGATTGAACCAGTTAACCAGTCTATCATTGTTAGTGGGGAGAGTGGTGCTGGAAAG ACTTGGACATCACGCTGCCTCATGAAGTtttatgccactgttgctgcAGCTTCCTCATCCCCAGTGGACAACAACACCGTGGGAAGGATAGAGAGGAGAGTGCTGGACTCCAATCCTGTCATGGAAGCTTTTG GAAATGCTTGCACCTTACGGAACAACAACAGTAGCcggtttggaaaatacatccagCTTCAGTTAAACGG aaCACAACTGCTGACTGGTGCTTCTGTTCAGACATACCTATTGGAGAAAACACGTGTTGCCCATCAAGCACCTCGTGAAAGGAACTTCCATATCTTTTATCAG aTTACAAAAGGTGCCAGTAAAAATGAAAGACAGGAATGGAATCTCCCTGCAGGGGCAAATTTCTCCTGGCTTCCAAATTCTGAGGGGCATTTAGAAG AGGACTGCTTTGAGATAACCAAAGATGCAATGCTTCATCTAGGCATTGATAGGTCTGCACAGAACAATATTTTTAAG ATATTATCGGGGCTTCTGCACCTGGGCAATATTCAGTTCTCAGATTCAGTGGATGAATCCCAACCCTGTGACCCACAGGAGAATGCCAAAG ATTTTATCATGACGACTGCTGCTTTGCTGAGAGTGTCTGAGGAGGAGCTGCTTGAAAAGTTAAGAGTTCGCACCATAACTGCAGGCAGACAGCAGCAGGtgttcaggaaaccatgctccagGTCAGAGTGTGGCATGAGGAGAGATTGTCTGGCCAAAGTTATCTATGCCAG ATTATTTGACTGGCTTGTTACTGTGATAAACAGAAGCATCTGTGCAGATTTTTCTACATGGACCAACTTTATAG
- the MYO19 gene encoding unconventional myosin-XIX isoform X4 has protein sequence MARLVAVCRDGEEEFPFEKRQIPLFIDDTLTVNGLKREPFCLKEPYQEEVKDFLINEDELHLFDDLTKVNPVTTATVLKCLQARYAREVFYTNAGCTLVAINPFQFVFDLYSPELMREYHTAPRPWELKPHIFIEAEQAYRNVQCQIEPVNQSIIVSGESGAGKTWTSRCLMKFYATVAAASSSPVDNNTVGRIERRVLDSNPVMEAFGNACTLRNNNSSRFGKYIQLQLNGTQLLTGASVQTYLLEKTRVAHQAPRERNFHIFYQITKGASKNERQEWNLPAGANFSWLPNSEGHLEEDCFEITKDAMLHLGIDRSAQNNIFKILS, from the exons atGGCGCGGCTGGTGGCAGTTTGCAGGGACGGGGAGGAAGAATTCCCCTTCGAGAAGCGGCAGATCCCCCTCTTCATCGACGATACGCTGACG GTGAATGGCCTTAAGAGAGAGCCTTTCTGTCTGAAGGAGCCTTACCAAGAAGAGGTGAAGGACTTTCTGATTAATGAAGATGAGCTGCATCTGTTTGACGATCTCACAAAAGTGAACCCAGTGACCACTGCAACAG TCTTGAAATGTTTGCAGGCAAGATATGCAAGAGAGGTGTTTTACACAAATGCTGGTTGTACTCTGGTGGCTATCAATCCCTTCCAGTTCGTATTTGACCTTTACTCACCCGAGCTCATGAGGGAGTATCACACAGCACCTCGgccttgg gaaTTAAAACCACATATCTTTATTGAAGCAGAACAAGCTTACAGAAATGTGCAATGCCAGATTGAACCAGTTAACCAGTCTATCATTGTTAGTGGGGAGAGTGGTGCTGGAAAG ACTTGGACATCACGCTGCCTCATGAAGTtttatgccactgttgctgcAGCTTCCTCATCCCCAGTGGACAACAACACCGTGGGAAGGATAGAGAGGAGAGTGCTGGACTCCAATCCTGTCATGGAAGCTTTTG GAAATGCTTGCACCTTACGGAACAACAACAGTAGCcggtttggaaaatacatccagCTTCAGTTAAACGG aaCACAACTGCTGACTGGTGCTTCTGTTCAGACATACCTATTGGAGAAAACACGTGTTGCCCATCAAGCACCTCGTGAAAGGAACTTCCATATCTTTTATCAG aTTACAAAAGGTGCCAGTAAAAATGAAAGACAGGAATGGAATCTCCCTGCAGGGGCAAATTTCTCCTGGCTTCCAAATTCTGAGGGGCATTTAGAAG AGGACTGCTTTGAGATAACCAAAGATGCAATGCTTCATCTAGGCATTGATAGGTCTGCACAGAACAATATTTTTAAG ATTTTATCATGA